In Asterias rubens chromosome 2, eAstRub1.3, whole genome shotgun sequence, the sequence gtttttcaaaaccttgatagaaaagagaaagggttttTAAGCATATATTCATTTTTGGAGGGGGTCACTGGGGAGGAACATGGCTTGATCTTGCAATTTGGGGTCAAATGAGGTCATCAGCCCCAAAATGAAGCTGCtccattttgtatttgtttgctccctaaattgttttacaatattataaaaaaaaaaccattgtgaGCCCAGTAAGCTGTCTATGTGCCTATTGACCTAAAACCTGAACCTTTTGACCCCTAATCTCTTGTAACTTACACCCTGCCATTCTCAAATATTGTAGCTATTGAAAAGTTTTATATCTTTCATTCCGCTTGCTAGCTTGAattcaaaatttgcttttagTGGGTGTCAAGGTTTTTCTGCGCCCTTCCACACTAAGTCAATGGGATTTTGCTTGGCGAGCCATTGGGGAATTATACCTTGAACCATGTCAGCCAAAATGATTCGTATTTCATTTTTTGAGacatcacaccccccccccacagttgTAGGGTTATATTTTTAAGGTTGTTTTGGCGTAAATTAGGCTGGATAATATTTCACTACATGTTTGTTTATTCGTTGAATACGTAATATCGCGGAACTAGGCCACACGCAAGTATAATGGATTTTATTTTCTCCTTCAACAGTTAACAAGATGAAAACACCAACAATTATTTGTAGTGTCTAAAACACCTGGGTTATGGTTAGGGGAAGTGTTTTACCTTAATTTATCGAGGTTTGATAATAAAGTGAACAAATGTGAGGTTTTGGCCTATTTTTTGGcgtaatatatttttttaataatttggctATCCAAATTTCCAtacagcaatttttttattgCTTACAGATTATTTGctgattattttaaaataaaaagaactacttacaggcagtggacactattggtaattactcaaaataattatcatcataaaacctttcttgtttacgagtaatgggtagaggttgatagtataaaacattgtgagaaacgactccctctgaagcaacatagttttctgagaaagaggtaattttccacgaatttgattagaacttgaggtctcgaaatcaagcatctgaaagcacacaactttgtgtgacaagggtgtttttttctttcatagttatctcgcaactccgacgaccaatcaaactcaaattttcacaggtttgttattttatgcatatgttgagatacaccaagtgagaagactggtctttgaccaatagtgtccactgtctttaaatactgAAATAGGGCTAGCAGGTAAAGGGTTAATACTACACTTACCATCACAAAATGGGTGATTCCCTGTCCATCCATTGCTTGTACAGGTTCGAGATGATGATCCTATCATTCCATAACCAGCATCACAAGAAAAGTCACAAGTTTGTCCTTCCAGTGTTTGTGGGCATCCGAATTGCCAATTACCGTGAGGAAGGAAGAGTTGATCACATGTTCTTCTACAGCTGATTCTGTGGTTGCATAGTTGTTCATGTTGGGATATTTTTGTTGGGGATGAAGTTTGTGATATGTAAGTTGTCTGGATTGCTGATGCACTGTGGTAAATGGAACTGGTGTATTGCTCGTACCCAAGTTGTCTACAAACTTCAGTAGCAGTGTGTAAGTGATTGCTCATTACACACACATATGCAAAGTCATTCTCTGAACTAATTTTGAGAATTCCTTCATAGCGAGTTGGTCCGTTAGCAAAATAAATTGCTCTATGACAATCAAGACGTGGATGTATGCTTAGTAAAGTCTCAGGATTTAAAACCCATTTTGTAAAGTGTGGCAGTATTTGACGGCAGGCTCGAGGATACAGTGATGTTGGAACAATAGTGCCTTGCCGTGAAGATATCGTATATTGCACACTCACATCGACGTGTGAAATATAATGCCTTGCGTCAAACACTTCAATGATAGACTGACAGTGCCTCTGTGGTGGGTTCCAGTCATAACCATTGCAAATAAACATCATTGGTTCTGGGTAGTCTCGATCATCTCTTGCATAGTACCCTCCGTTACAAACCAGTTCCACCATATCTCCCGTCACATATTGAGATCTTATGTTATTGTAAAAGCCATGTGTCTGTGGTAATAAAGCTGGACACACTCGTGGTACACATTGGGTCACATCTGATGGAGACAAAAATGCCTCAATTCCTGCAACTCTAGTGCATTGTTTGTGCGCAGGGCCTTGAAGATTGTACCCAGAAGAGCAGGAATAGGTAACATTCTCTTCTACATAAATTGCAGTAGCATTCACGCTACCAAACTGTGGAGCCTTCAGACCTGTACACTTTGATTTTTCATAGCAGGTTGGAATTTCGGGAGTCCACTGAGACTGGTGACCACAAACACTACTGAATGTGTTTGTTCCATCACGACTTATTTCATAACCGTGCACACATCTCCATGAAAACGTGTCTTCATAAACAGGGTTGTCACTACCCACAACAAGTTCAGCATTGGTGACTACTGGCAGTGTGCATTCTGTTATACTACATCTAGGGATGATTGACGTCACGTCATTACAGATGATATTGCTACTACCTTCCAATTCGTAACCAGTCTCACACGAGACTATTGCAACAATATATCCTTGTTCATTACGTGTTGAATCCTCTATCCGCAGATGTGATGGCAAATTAACTAAGTTTGTGCAAGTATTTTTACCAGTCCTTATTGTTATCTGTGCAGGAGTATTAGTTGTATTGTACACCAGACTACTAACAGAAATATGATATTCAGTCTCTGGAATCAAACTGAATACAGAGATGTTGGAACTGTTGGTGGTCTGCTCAAAATTGTCTCCGGCTTGTTCAACACTCCAAATTCTAACATTGTACTCATAATCTTGGACTGAAGGATCGGTCAGAGAAGTGGGTGGATTCCAGTGTATAACAAAACCGTCCAAGAGTGGATCAGCAATTAGACCAGTGGGTTGGTTTGGGGGAATAGTACCATACAATAAAGGTGAAATGGCAACATTTAGCTCACAAGAACTCAGGATCAAAGTAAAGCTATGTGTTGACCCTGCTGCCAGGTTATTGACTGTGACTGACTCAGGAGGTGGTAGATTCAGAGGATAATATGTAGTAGAATTGTACTCAAAGTGTACATATTGAAGACTCACTGTCTCATGAGAATCGTTCACATCGTTCCAAGAGCTTACATTAAAGATTAGTCGAATGGAAGTCGCTGAAACAATTGTGCTGTAAAGGAGTTGTCCACTACGCACCAAATTAATCATAGGCTCCAGTTGTCTATAGCTTTCATCAAAATCTTCCGGGGTTAAGTAGCCATCAGAGAAAGAGAATGCTATATGCTGATATGTGCTGTTTCGCAACCAGAACGGAAGGGTTATCATCAGAAAGTTCTGACCAAGAAAGTCTCTTGATACTGCTTCTGTAGAATTATCAAAGCCCACTGTCAACTGCAAATCTTCACCGTAAAAATAGTAGCAAATTCCATGTAATGAAGTTTGATTCAAAACAATTAAATCAAGTTCTTCGTCAGTTGCAAAGTTATTGATCACTTTGTGCCCGAACGCATTGTCAAGTTGATAGATATCAGAGCCTCTTCCTCCTTGAAGAAGATCATCTCCTCCAGCTGGAAAAATGAAATCCTCTCCACCATATGCTCGTATGACATTGTTGTCATCATTTCCAATCAGAAAATCATCATATTCTGAAGATAGAATGTTGTTAATCATTTCAAAAGAATCACCTTCAGCATCTGCATCCCATCCAAGACCAATTTGAAGGTTTATGTTCACACCGGTAAGGCTATGCCCACTAAAAACCACTGTGTTTGAACCTGGACCTCCTATGATTGTGTCGGCTCCCATGCCACCATAAAACACATCGTCATCTAGACCCCCATCGAGAAAGTCGTCGCCATCTCCACCATAAAGTGCATCATTTCCTGGACCACCATATATGGTATCATGCCCATCTAAACCAATCAAATCTTCTCCACCAGGTCCACCAATTATGGTATCATTCTTCTGTCCTCCAATAATCTTTGTTGTGTGTTTTCCACCTTCAATGTGGTTTTCAGCAAATTTAGATCCAAGTAGAACACGAGCAGTAGAAAAGGTTGTGTTTACATGTGCAGACAACACTTGACTGAACATAGAGGTAGAGAAGTCTACAATAATAACCTTGATGTATGGAAATTCGTCACTTAATTTGAACAAGACTCCATCAATGCTATGAACTAGCAAGTGTTGGTATGTCACTCCAGTATAGTAGTTGACGACGGTAACCCTGATTGAGTCATTTCTGGAACGAGATGTCAAAGTAGCATCACTGACATCACGCGAGACCTCAATATCGTGGAAAATAACATCAAGTTTCAGATGATCTAGTTCTTTGTCTTCGGCAAAGTTATCAATGGTGTTGAATGTTCCGTATCTGTGGCCCATAACATAGGTGTCTGTACCGTTATTCCCTGTCAAGTTCTGTGAACCAAACGGATTGCCTGGTCCAGGATCGATGTAGTTATTTAGTTCATTTCCAATGATAGAATAACTGCACAAGTCGGTTTTTGCTACAAATCGTTCACATTTTGAATATGGTGGGACGTTTAGATTAATAACACAAAGTTCTCCATCACAGTCTTCATCTGCCTCAATTTGATATGGAAAAAGACGGCCTTGATTCAAATTATGTTCTGCTGTTGTTTCTGGGAGCAAGGCTGCAATTTTGTCAGACGTTTTGACAATGAGATGGCGTTGCTCTGGAGACTGAAACCAGTTGTTAAGATGCACTTCGAAATAGCCATTGTTCAGGTTACATCGCAGGATCAAGTGTgaactaaacaaaattaaacgaATGTTTTGACTAGAACAATTTAGTAGCATCATGTCAAAATCGCCTTTACTGTCTATATTCTCAATTATAACTCCACTGCACCTCTCTTTAATTACGTATGTATCCTTTCCTTCATTTCCTTGAAGGAAATCAATACCGCCGGAACAGGTGAGAAAGTTACCGAGTGCATTACCGATGAGTGTGTCATTATATGGAGAGTCCATAATGACTTTTACTTTTTCTGCAAGTTGTTCCTCAATGTAGATACTTTGATGTTTGGCGTTCGAATTCCTCAGATTCAATCGTGCACCGTGCTGGAACTCACTGAAATCAATACTGTGTGGATGTTTTCTTGGGATTCCATTACTGTCTTCCTTTACCTCAAACGTAATATAGTCACTTGAAACAAAGACAGCGTGTTTCCAATCTGAGCCTGTAAACCATGACTGGAGTGTTACTTGAGTAGTAGATCGATCACCTGTCAAAGCGTGCATAACCAAATCAGTCTGGCGGCTTTTTTCCACCAATATCTCTGCAAAAGGGACTCCAAAGATAATTGTGTCCACCTGTTTGTCAGTGGCATAGTTGTTTATTGTATCTCTTCCACCACCCCTGTTTACGAGGTATATATCTGATCCATTAGCACCAGTAATTTCATCATCTCCAAGTCCGCCAGATAGGATGTTAGGTTTTTCATTCCCAGTTATGACATCTGAATAGTTTGATCCTGTGGCTTGTTTTACTTGTGATAGGGATCCAGTTAGTGTTAGAGTTTCTGCTGAGGTGCTGCTAGATTTGTCTACTGATACTGCACTGCAACTGATTTGATACTGAGCGTTGTTCACTTCACTCTTTGGAACGCCAATAACTACCCCATCCTGGGTAGCTAGATAAATGTGTCGATAAAATTGTTCTTTGCCATGAGAAAACCAGTTCTTTATCTTAATGACATGACTGGTGTCCTGACAGTAGCTCACCAAGAGGTCCCATTCATCCCTTGCGCATCTTATTCTCTCATGGCTGACATTAAGAAAAAGGGTATCCATTTCTTGATCATGAGCAAAGTTATCAATTATGGCTCTTCCGTTTGCATAGATGAAGTACAGATCGTTATCGTCACCACCAGCAACGCGAGAGGTCTGTGGTCCCAGAAAGAATCGATCATTTCCTCCTCTTCCGTACAGGTCGTAGTGATAGCTATTTAGATGAACTTTAATTTCACTGGAACTTACACAGTCTTGTTCTGTGCGTGTTGTACGCCTATGACGAAGCTTTTTGTACAATGGCGATCTCTTCTTTCGCTCTTTACCACCTTGTACAGCATAAAAGTTGTTGTCATGGGAGTTGCCAGTGTACACACCATACTGAGAAGATTGGTGAGTGTCAAAACCATCAATAATGTCAAATTGTTCCACAGGAATAAAAAGCCATAGTTTTGCTTCTTTGCGAATGTATCGTGGACTCGCTACTTCACCAACTCCCAGCACCACGTCATTCACCGGGTGACCAAAAGAGAATGTTCTAACTACTCGTGTCGGAATTCCACTCTCGGTTGGAACCTCAGGTAACTCTACAGTGAATGttccatttttatttaactTAACAGTCAAGAATCCTCCAAACTGGGACAGTATTCCAGCTGTAAAGTCTACAGTTCCGACAGGTTCTCCATTTCCATCCAGTCCTTGAAATGTTACATTAAAATAACTAGCAGGGTTTGAAAGATTTGTTAGTTGCTGTCGATTATATTCTTGCTGTCTTTTCAGTCCTTTGATTTGTTGAACAAGTCCAAGTGTAAAGAAATCAGCGTAACCTTCTAAAAATCCTTTCGTAAATGCTCCAACTTGTTCTCCAAAGCCTTTTCCTTTCACTTTTGCAAGCTCATCTTGTATGTCTAGATAAAAGTTGTCAATAGATATTCGTACTATGGTGGAAGCAATGATGAATGGCTCCAAAACTTCGGCTAGTGGAGGTAGAGCAGTTTCAACAAGTGTCAAGATCGTTGTTTCCACATCAAGAATAAGATGTGTAATTTTTAGAAATGCAGGCGTAGAAGAATTTTCATCTGTGAGATCCTTGATATCTTCCACAATAAAATATGCATCGAATGCTAGACCAACAAATGGTAAGTCTCCAATGAATCGGCTAAGTACTTTACTTGTTGATTCACCTAAAGCTTTAGCACCTAGTTCAGACATTTTTTCGAGAGTCTTCTCTAACCCAATTTGTTCAGCAGTGTATGTGACAGTTTTGCGAACTGCTTGTTCAAGAACATTGTTAAGTCCTGTCAATCCTCCAATTGCATGGGTTGCTTGGCTTAAGGAAAATAATGCCCTTCCACTCTCTCCTTGAGAGAAGTACTGAATACTAGCAAGAATGCCAACAGCAGCACCGTACACTCCAAGAGCCTTTCCTGTAGTGTCTGTTCCCTTAAGTAAGCCAGATTCTTTGAGGTTTGAAAGACGTTCTTTGGTGAATTCTGGGGTTGCCGTCTTTTTTAAGTCAACTTCTACTTCATGTGTGATTTTCCTTCCGTCTTCATCAACAGTCTGGAAATAAAGAGACTCTCCTTCCCATCTGAGAGAGTCATCCACAACCTTCAAGCGTTTCACGGTGCAAGATCCGTCCCTCTTTCTTCGCTTTTTACAACTTGTTTTTTCTAATTCTTCTTTTATCTTGTCTTGCAAGTTAGACTTGTCTCCGTCGCTTACTGCTACTGCTTTTGAATCCAGTCTTTTCTGTGGAGGTTTCACTTCTGAATCCACTTCTGAATCCACTCTTTTTCTTTTCGGTGGTTTGTCTTGATGTTCTTCTGAATCGGTGTCTGAATCGCTACTTGAGACCGCATCAAATTGATTGCCAATTTCAAAGAGGCTTTCCCGACCCTTTTGAGTTGTTATGCTTATTGGAAATAGGTCGTGGAATGCTTTTCGAAATGAACTGAACTCTccttttgttatttgttgtaaGATTTTTCTCACGGTTTTATCTGATCCTGGAATTCGTCCAGTTTTGGGTTTTAATTTGTTAACTTCTTCTTTCCATGTTGCTTCTTCAGTGACTGTATCCATGATGCGTAGTAACGCATTGTAGCTCTGCTCCGTCGGTCTGGCAGCTTCCGCAACTTGAGTGATAACCATCATTTCTCGCATTACTTCTCGAGTCTCTTCGTCACCAACTGACCATTTTGTTTGAGCATTCATTGGTTCGTTTGAAGACTTTAGCATGGCTTCAGCAATTTCCTTAATATTCCCcttaaacttgtcaaattgtTCGAAAATCGTTTCATATTTAGTTGGAGATTGTCCCTCTTCGTTTTTGATTACAATGTGCGACTTTCCGAAAAGATTTAGATGGATTCGAAATCGATAGGATTTACCTCCAATATTCATTTCAACAAATCTGTGCGTGCTATCAGTGTGAAGGTGAAGCCAATTTTGTAGCATGCAGAATATGTCCTTCACTTTCATCTTTTGTACAGTTTCCCCTTCAAACTTGTAAATGGGAAATGTTTTGTGAAGACCTCGAGTTATTTCTCCACGTGTTACCAAGTCATTCCACTGCTCCAAAAACTTCTGCTGTTTTTCGTAGGCTTCCTTGGTAACCTCAAAAAAGTCCACACCCACTGTAACATTGTCGCACAGAATGAGAGTGATTACCAACAAATTTAGCAGGCGAAGGGATTTTACAAAAGCCATGATTGATGGTCCCACTCAATATTATTGATTccggacagttttttttttaaactacgtAAACAGTATTCTGTTGTTATATTAAAATTTTATGTTGACTTCTGAACAGAACTGTCTTTGTTTGACAAACACTGGTTTAGCACAACCCGAGATATAAGCTAAACTAGTCAGAAGAAATAGTTAAAAATTGTACTTCGCGCCGTATAAACCGCACAATCCTGTACAAACTGAACACAAGTAACTTCGGAACCACTTGACGTATGAAGTCGGTGCAATTACCGCTGTTTTTCTCTTTCCATGGAGAAGACAAACTCCTGTGAACAGGACAAAATATCTGAGGGCAATAgcaaataaaatattactttttgaGTAAGGCAATTAATTCTAGATGTACAAATGATTCTCCTCAAAATTATCTATAAGATGTAACACATTTAGGGGGTAGTGATTCATGGCTTCTAAGAAAATGTTATTAACAAGAACCGAAAGCTACGATACAttaaatgagaagactggtctttgacaattaccaatagtatccagtgtctttagggagcgtctcaaaagtctgaACGGTTGGAACGTTCCACAGGGAATACGACAGCGATCCAGTGGGCATACGGCAATGATCCTGTGGGAACACGCAAACGATCCGCTGGAACTATGCAGTATGCTCAGCGGAACGTTCCGCTGGGAATACGTGGTCATACTCTGCTAGTAAGAACGTTCCTGTGGATCGCTTCGTCAAGCACGCAGCAGGTAAACCCAATCGCGAATCGGCACGACTGAGAGGAAGAGCAGTTAATTAAAGCCTATTAATTTATCAATTACACAGAATGAGATTGAAAATAACATTCTATTAGTTTGTActttcattccttttttttcaaaactgttaaACTGTTAGGCTATGTATTAATTTACAAATTTGGTCCTTCCGATTCGCTGATTCAGTATATCCCCATTGTGTATAATGTTGATTTGTATttgaacaataatattttgCATGCGTTGAAGGTCCTAGATTGTCCACGAATGATATTGCAAAAAGTATTTAGGTTTATTTATGCCTAGTTCAGCTTTAATCGTGTTGCCATGGAACATCGATGTTAAATTAAActtagttttaaaataaaacacacggGAGTTGCTGTACACTGGCGTGCAAACCAATTGAAACAGCACAACCCAGTTGTGAATGTTCCCGTAGGAATATGAATGTTCCCGTAGGAACGTTCCGCTGGGAATACAGTATGCTTTTGTTGTTCCCACAGGATCGCTGACTGGGAACACGCTGCCGATCCGCGGAACACACGCACTGTTCACACTGAGAACATTGTATTGTTCCCGCGGATCGCTCGAGTATTCCCGGCGGAATGTTCCCGCGGGTATATAGCCGTTCCAacttttgagacgctccctTAAACCTCAATCATAAACAACAGGGGTCAATTCATGTACTATGATGAACACACAAATTTAGTATGAGCTCAATTGAAGTTTGCTCTGTCAAGTGTAAGACTGATCCCAGTTACCTCTCGTTGAGTTTGCCTGATTACAAGCTAATTTTGGTAAAATTAGGTTTGGCCCCGCCCCTCATAAATATTAATGTAACGATATGTCATATCAcccatacatacatgtaccacacCTCCTACCAATACCAGCAAACCAAGTTTCATAAAAGTCGGACATACCGTTGCGGAGATATAAAGAAATTCACTCTAAGCCCCGCCCAAGAAATTCACTCTAAGCCCCGCCCACTCATTTATATTCATGAGATCAATATCGAATTAAATAGGGTTCATCTACTGACTATGGGTAACCTATCCACCAAGAATAGGACTGGTCCATGTTACCCCCTTTGAGTTTGTCTGATTACGAGCTAACTTTGGAAAAATTAGGTTTGGCCCCGCCCATCAAGAATAATATAGAGATGAGATGTCGTATCACCCACACATACACTATACCCACTACCAAACCAAGTTTCGCAGGGATATTAACTTAAAGATTCACTTACCCCTGAGTTTGCCTGATTATACGAActaattttggtaaaaaaaagtttggcTTCGCCCCTCGTGAATATCATACCTCCTACCCTGCAATACCACCAAACCAAGTTTCATAAAATTGGAGCATACTTTGCAGAGATATCAACTTTTAAAGAAATTCACTTACCCCCTTTGAGTTTGCCTGATTACGAGCTATTTTGGTAAAATTAGGTTTGGCCCCGCCCATCGTGAACGTTAATGAGGTGAGACGTCATATCACCCACAGATATACTATACCTCCTACCAATACTACCAAACCAAGTTACATCAAAATCCAACATAAGGTTGAGGTGATATCAACTTTTAAAAAATTCTTTTACAATGTTTTTCCATTTTACTTGCAATAATTTCCACTCCGAAGATAATTTCATATGTGGTTTAGCAGGGCTTTTGGCAATACCAGTTGACATCACCATGGTGGCATTACAGAAGGAGGTTTTAAAGGACAAGAGGGAGTTTGGGGCATGGATAACAACAATAAAGTGTTACTTACCACTCATAAATATGGTGATGTTAGCATTGTGCCCACTTCAGAAATAACCAGATCaaacttcagatggagctgacaaGTGTTTTCAAATATCAGTGGAGCCTTGAATGAGAACATTTAGGAAGCTACAGTGAAATTAACAAGATAATTGGTATCGGTGAAAAGAATCGGTGTTAGACAGGAAACAAATCAAACTAAATTTGTCCTCCTATATGTATAACTAGGAACTAACATTGTGGTCCGCACGGGTCTGTGTGTTTAatgcgcttccaacattattacccctggtcactgggcctttatTCATTTCTGAAACCATCCcacagctccctggggagtatacagcctgtgcaacattaatatgcggcACTCGCTAAATCTTGTGTTGTTTACAGCTCCGTACTTTCAATAAACAGTTTTAACTAGATATTGAGAGCCTGTGAACAAACTCTAGGTATTCAGTTTCCGGGAGTAAAAGCCTGGtgtaacaaacaaatattttttttttcgccacggaggaatttttttattcacaCTTAAGACCACTCCTCATAATTACAAACACGCTGAAAATACGTAACATTAacagcaaaaaataaacaaaatacaaaatacgaTGTTAACCTTGAACCATTAGTTTGAAAGAGtcccattttttgtgaaaattaacAGTGGAATCGTTGGTGATGGAGATATTTAGCCAATGTATAATAAAGCTTTAAATCCAGTTTAAATAGTGCAAGGGAGGGTCTATTC encodes:
- the LOC117307061 gene encoding uncharacterized protein LOC117307061, with translation MAFVKSLRLLNLLVITLILCDNVTVGVDFFEVTKEAYEKQQKFLEQWNDLVTRGEITRGLHKTFPIYKFEGETVQKMKVKDIFCMLQNWLHLHTDSTHRFVEMNIGGKSYRFRIHLNLFGKSHIVIKNEEGQSPTKYETIFEQFDKFKGNIKEIAEAMLKSSNEPMNAQTKWSVGDEETREVMREMMVITQVAEAARPTEQSYNALLRIMDTVTEEATWKEEVNKLKPKTGRIPGSDKTVRKILQQITKGEFSSFRKAFHDLFPISITTQKGRESLFEIGNQFDAVSSSDSDTDSEEHQDKPPKRKRVDSEVDSEVKPPQKRLDSKAVAVSDGDKSNLQDKIKEELEKTSCKKRRKRDGSCTVKRLKVVDDSLRWEGESLYFQTVDEDGRKITHEVEVDLKKTATPEFTKERLSNLKESGLLKGTDTTGKALGVYGAAVGILASIQYFSQGESGRALFSLSQATHAIGGLTGLNNVLEQAVRKTVTYTAEQIGLEKTLEKMSELGAKALGESTSKVLSRFIGDLPFVGLAFDAYFIVEDIKDLTDENSSTPAFLKITHLILDVETTILTLVETALPPLAEVLEPFIIASTIVRISIDNFYLDIQDELAKVKGKGFGEQVGAFTKGFLEGYADFFTLGLVQQIKGLKRQQEYNRQQLTNLSNPASYFNVTFQGLDGNGEPVGTVDFTAGILSQFGGFLTVKLNKNGTFTVELPEVPTESGIPTRVVRTFSFGHPVNDVVLGVGEVASPRYIRKEAKLWLFIPVEQFDIIDGFDTHQSSQYGVYTGNSHDNNFYAVQGGKERKKRSPLYKKLRHRRTTRTEQDCVSSSEIKVHLNSYHYDLYGRGGNDRFFLGPQTSRVAGGDDNDLYFIYANGRAIIDNFAHDQEMDTLFLNVSHERIRCARDEWDLLVSYCQDTSHVIKIKNWFSHGKEQFYRHIYLATQDGVVIGVPKSEVNNAQYQISCSAVSVDKSSSTSAETLTLTGSLSQVKQATGSNYSDVITGNEKPNILSGGLGDDEITGANGSDIYLVNRGGGRDTINNYATDKQVDTIIFGVPFAEILVEKSRQTDLVMHALTGDRSTTQVTLQSWFTGSDWKHAVFVSSDYITFEVKEDSNGIPRKHPHSIDFSEFQHGARLNLRNSNAKHQSIYIEEQLAEKVKVIMDSPYNDTLIGNALGNFLTCSGGIDFLQGNEGKDTYVIKERCSGVIIENIDSKGDFDMMLLNCSSQNIRLILFSSHLILRCNLNNGYFEVHLNNWFQSPEQRHLIVKTSDKIAALLPETTAEHNLNQGRLFPYQIEADEDCDGELCVINLNVPPYSKCERFVAKTDLCSYSIIGNELNNYIDPGPGNPFGSQNLTGNNGTDTYVMGHRYGTFNTIDNFAEDKELDHLKLDVIFHDIEVSRDVSDATLTSRSRNDSIRVTVVNYYTGVTYQHLLVHSIDGVLFKLSDEFPYIKVIIVDFSTSMFSQVLSAHVNTTFSTARVLLGSKFAENHIEGGKHTTKIIGGQKNDTIIGGPGGEDLIGLDGHDTIYGGPGNDALYGGDGDDFLDGGLDDDVFYGGMGADTIIGGPGSNTVVFSGHSLTGVNINLQIGLGWDADAEGDSFEMINNILSSEYDDFLIGNDDNNVIRAYGGEDFIFPAGGDDLLQGGRGSDIYQLDNAFGHKVINNFATDEELDLIVLNQTSLHGICYYFYGEDLQLTVGFDNSTEAVSRDFLGQNFLMITLPFWLRNSTYQHIAFSFSDGYLTPEDFDESYRQLEPMINLVRSGQLLYSTIVSATSIRLIFNVSSWNDVNDSHETVSLQYVHFEYNSTTYYPLNLPPPESVTVNNLAAGSTHSFTLILSSCELNVAISPLLYGTIPPNQPTGLIADPLLDGFVIHWNPPTSLTDPSVQDYEYNVRIWSVEQAGDNFEQTTNSSNISVFSLIPETEYHISVSSLVYNTTNTPAQITIRTGKNTCTNLVNLPSHLRIEDSTRNEQGYIVAIVSCETGYELEGSSNIICNDVTSIIPRCSITECTLPVVTNAELVVGSDNPVYEDTFSWRCVHGYEISRDGTNTFSSVCGHQSQWTPEIPTCYEKSKCTGLKAPQFGSVNATAIYVEENVTYSCSSGYNLQGPAHKQCTRVAGIEAFLSPSDVTQCVPRVCPALLPQTHGFYNNIRSQYVTGDMVELVCNGGYYARDDRDYPEPMMFICNGYDWNPPQRHCQSIIEVFDARHYISHVDVSVQYTISSRQGTIVPTSLYPRACRQILPHFTKWVLNPETLLSIHPRLDCHRAIYFANGPTRYEGILKISSENDFAYVCVMSNHLHTATEVCRQLGYEQYTSSIYHSASAIQTTYISQTSSPTKISQHEQLCNHRISCRRTCDQLFLPHGNWQFGCPQTLEGQTCDFSCDAGYGMIGSSSRTCTSNGWTGNHPFCDGELWKTDIERESREKSDLTHHGLSIYLKNYLCVNYPGVYWMVAVYDPISGSDKHTVSGYGYYHLFRHYGHNIVVGHSLPNIGSSHNDLSVLFWRAYSRQYDKKGWGGSVLNAQRTVSATWDKLVNLGVRPDMLLIYRSTYSGAWASCYDENRVYTTDGVVLLI